A region from the Rufibacter sp. DG15C genome encodes:
- a CDS encoding type 1 glutamine amidotransferase domain-containing protein: MKIAMVLTSHSELGNTGEKTGFWIEEFAAPYYVFKEAGADITLASPKGGQPPIDPKSDAPENQTEATKRFKQDKELQQLLVNTSKLSDVQADQFDAVFYPGGHGPLWDLHSDKASLNLIETLWNSNKPVAAVCHAPAVLLNAKDASGQALVKDKNVTGFTNTEEEAVGLTQVVPYLLEDELKNKGGKYSKKEDWAVHVVKDGLLITGQNPASSEEAARQLISLLKENKQA, from the coding sequence ATGAAAATAGCAATGGTATTGACCTCGCACAGCGAGTTAGGAAACACCGGCGAGAAAACCGGGTTTTGGATAGAAGAATTTGCAGCCCCCTACTACGTTTTTAAAGAAGCAGGCGCAGATATTACTTTGGCTTCGCCTAAAGGCGGACAGCCTCCCATTGACCCCAAAAGCGACGCCCCTGAAAATCAAACCGAAGCCACTAAACGTTTTAAGCAGGACAAAGAACTACAGCAACTACTGGTCAATACCAGCAAGCTGTCAGATGTACAAGCAGACCAGTTTGATGCCGTCTTCTATCCAGGCGGGCACGGCCCGTTATGGGATTTGCACAGTGATAAAGCTTCTCTTAACCTCATAGAAACCCTCTGGAATAGCAACAAACCGGTAGCCGCCGTGTGCCATGCGCCGGCCGTGTTGCTCAATGCTAAAGATGCCTCTGGCCAAGCGCTGGTGAAGGACAAAAACGTCACTGGTTTCACGAACACCGAAGAAGAAGCAGTGGGCCTAACCCAGGTAGTCCCTTACCTGTTGGAAGATGAGCTGAAGAACAAAGGCGGTAAGTACTCCAAGAAAGAAGACTGGGCCGTGCATGTGGTCAAAGACGGTCTCCTGATTACGGGACAAAACCCAGCCTCCTCAGAAGAAGCCGCCCGTCAATTAATTTCTCTCTTAAAGGAAAATAAGCAAGCCTAA
- a CDS encoding DASS family sodium-coupled anion symporter produces MEKKIHFPAFFIALLLFCAILYFPVLEQPDAQKALALLVFVALLWITEAIPLSLTALLVPVIAVLLQLCSPKEAFKEFANPVIFLFMGGFVLAGALSRHALDKLLAQKLTKLAKGNFYRSSVLLMLATALVSWWVSNTSCAAIMLPLGLGMLVLVEKQKVSPESKFLMLGIAYSANIGGITTLIGSPPNAIGGALLKISFSEWLMYGVPVFLCTFPLMVIVLTLYFKPDRTLRMIDMKELPVSSKPLYVLSAIFSAVVLLWLLEANLAPIFHIADNFSSLVAVIAVFLVFVTGTLTWEEILNSIQWEVLLLFGGGLTLGMLIDKSGLGALMVGQVSELIDFIPLIVFLWIIVLFSILLTEFMSNTASAALILPILYTMATQMQINPMLLVLPATIAATYGFMMPVGTPPNALVFSSGYVPQQDMMKAGLVLNITFSIILTAMFYFLFR; encoded by the coding sequence ATGGAGAAGAAGATTCACTTTCCAGCGTTTTTCATTGCCTTGCTATTATTCTGCGCGATCCTATATTTTCCGGTACTGGAGCAGCCCGATGCGCAAAAAGCCTTAGCACTGTTGGTATTTGTAGCCTTGTTATGGATTACGGAGGCTATTCCGCTCTCCCTAACTGCTCTGTTGGTGCCGGTGATAGCGGTATTATTGCAGCTATGTTCTCCTAAAGAGGCATTCAAGGAATTTGCCAACCCGGTGATTTTCTTGTTTATGGGAGGTTTTGTCTTGGCGGGGGCTTTGTCCAGGCACGCTTTAGACAAATTGCTGGCCCAAAAACTTACCAAACTGGCCAAAGGAAATTTTTATAGGTCATCTGTACTCTTAATGCTGGCAACGGCCTTGGTTTCCTGGTGGGTGAGCAATACATCTTGTGCCGCCATAATGCTTCCTTTAGGCTTGGGCATGCTGGTATTGGTAGAAAAGCAGAAAGTGTCACCAGAGTCAAAGTTCTTGATGTTGGGCATTGCCTACTCCGCAAATATTGGAGGCATTACTACCTTGATCGGGAGCCCGCCCAATGCCATTGGAGGGGCTTTGCTCAAGATTTCCTTCTCTGAATGGCTTATGTATGGCGTTCCTGTCTTTCTGTGCACCTTTCCGTTAATGGTCATAGTGCTGACCTTGTATTTTAAGCCAGACAGGACCTTGCGGATGATTGATATGAAGGAACTTCCAGTAAGTAGTAAACCTCTTTATGTTTTGAGTGCCATTTTTAGCGCTGTAGTCCTGCTTTGGTTGCTTGAGGCTAATTTGGCACCTATCTTCCACATTGCAGACAACTTTAGCTCTTTGGTGGCAGTCATCGCTGTTTTCCTGGTGTTTGTGACCGGCACTTTAACGTGGGAGGAAATCCTTAACAGCATTCAATGGGAAGTGCTTTTGCTTTTCGGGGGCGGGCTTACCTTGGGTATGTTGATTGATAAAAGTGGATTGGGTGCGTTAATGGTAGGGCAAGTGTCAGAATTGATCGATTTCATTCCGCTCATCGTGTTTCTTTGGATTATTGTGCTGTTTAGCATTCTGCTAACTGAGTTTATGAGCAATACGGCCAGTGCGGCGCTAATTCTGCCAATTTTGTACACCATGGCCACTCAGATGCAGATCAACCCGATGTTGTTGGTGCTTCCAGCTACCATTGCCGCAACGTATGGTTTTATGATGCCCGTGGGCACGCCCCCCAATGCCTTGGTTTTTTCCTCAGGATATGTGCCGCAGCAGGACATGATGAAAGCAGGACTGGTTTTGAATATCACCTTTTCCATCATTTTGACGGCAATGTTCTATTTTCTATTTAGGTAA
- a CDS encoding zinc-dependent alcohol dehydrogenase, whose product MLAMNYRGPLRVRIDEKPMPEILHPQDAIVRVTRSCICGSDLHLYTGNVPDTRVGMTFGHEFTGIIEEVGPEVTKVKVGDHVLVPFNISCGECAFCKQELYGNCHESNSMATAVGAIFGYSHTAGGYDGGQAEYVRVPYANVGPTIIPEGMDPDDAVLLTDVVPTGYQAAEMAGIQKGDTVVVFGAGPIGIMAAKCAWLFGAGRVMIIDKLEYRLEFAKNYSQCEAYNYESLGDPVVFIKKATDWMGADVVIDAVGAEATGNALQTITGRKLLLQAGSATALHWAINSVKKGGIVSIVGVYGPTDNLVPIGNVLNKGLTIRANQASVKRLLPKLIEHVQAGRLNPKGLITHRIPLEEVSEAYRMFSQKLDGCIKPILIPPRANV is encoded by the coding sequence ATGTTAGCTATGAATTACCGGGGACCTCTCCGGGTCCGGATTGACGAGAAGCCTATGCCCGAAATCCTGCATCCGCAGGACGCCATTGTTCGGGTAACCCGCTCATGTATCTGTGGGTCAGATTTACACCTTTACACCGGCAACGTGCCAGATACCCGCGTAGGCATGACCTTTGGCCATGAGTTTACTGGTATCATAGAAGAAGTTGGGCCAGAGGTGACCAAAGTAAAAGTGGGTGACCACGTGTTGGTGCCCTTCAATATCTCCTGTGGTGAATGCGCTTTCTGTAAACAGGAACTGTACGGCAATTGCCATGAATCCAACTCCATGGCCACGGCGGTGGGCGCCATTTTTGGCTATTCGCATACGGCGGGTGGTTATGACGGCGGACAGGCAGAGTATGTGCGCGTACCCTACGCCAACGTAGGCCCAACCATCATCCCAGAGGGCATGGACCCAGATGATGCCGTTCTCCTAACAGACGTAGTGCCGACTGGTTATCAAGCCGCCGAGATGGCTGGTATTCAAAAAGGCGACACAGTGGTGGTATTTGGAGCGGGCCCCATTGGGATTATGGCGGCCAAATGCGCTTGGTTATTTGGCGCGGGCCGCGTGATGATCATTGACAAATTAGAGTACCGCCTTGAGTTTGCCAAAAACTACTCTCAGTGTGAGGCCTACAACTATGAATCCTTAGGCGATCCGGTGGTATTCATAAAGAAAGCTACGGATTGGATGGGCGCTGATGTGGTGATTGACGCCGTTGGGGCTGAGGCCACTGGTAATGCCCTGCAAACCATTACCGGTAGAAAGCTTCTCTTGCAGGCGGGCTCTGCCACTGCCTTGCATTGGGCCATCAACTCGGTTAAAAAAGGTGGTATCGTTTCTATTGTGGGTGTTTATGGTCCTACGGATAACCTAGTGCCAATTGGCAACGTGCTGAACAAGGGCTTGACCATTAGAGCCAATCAGGCTTCTGTGAAACGACTGTTGCCCAAATTGATTGAGCACGTGCAGGCCGGTAGGTTAAACCCTAAAGGTTTGATCACGCACCGCATTCCGTTAGAAGAAGTGTCTGAGGCGTACCGAATGTTCTCTCAGAAACTGGATGGTTGCATAAAACCAATCCTTATTCCACCAAGAGCTAATGTCTAA
- the dnaB gene encoding replicative DNA helicase translates to MEEMKTKATRGKAPWTPKQTMSPGLGKLPPQALELEEAVLGALMLEKDALTAVIDLLKPQSFYKDAHQRIFKAILSLFDKSEPIDILTVTQELREQGELEFVGGAFYVTQLTTRVNSAANIEFHARIITEAAIKRDLISISSEVLGRAYEDTTDVFDLLDSTEAKLFEVSESNIRKNFDDMQSLMHKAIKELEAKKSQKEGLTGVPSGFNALDRVTSGWQQSDLVILAARPAMGKTAFVVSAMRNAAVDFGKGVAIFSLEMSSIQLVNRLISAEAELEGEKIKKGNLADYEWTQLNHKITKLSQAPIFIDDTPGLSIRELRTKCRRLKAQHDIQMIIIDYLQLMSGNTEGKGGGNREQEIASISRALKQLAKELSVPVIALSQLSRAVETRGGDKKPMLSDLRESGSIEQDADMVLFLYRPEYYGITEDEMGNPTQGVGEVIIAKHRNGEVGSVALKFIGKYTKFGNLEDGFGGGAGFDSGHGFPTSDFDGPSPAGGPNTIRLGSKVNDNGGGFPPSGFDDAPPF, encoded by the coding sequence ATGGAGGAGATGAAAACGAAAGCGACCAGAGGCAAGGCACCTTGGACCCCCAAGCAAACCATGTCGCCGGGTTTAGGAAAGCTTCCGCCCCAGGCTCTTGAGCTGGAGGAAGCGGTGTTGGGTGCGCTCATGCTGGAAAAAGACGCCCTGACGGCGGTTATTGACCTTTTAAAGCCCCAAAGCTTTTACAAAGACGCGCACCAGCGCATTTTTAAGGCCATTCTGAGCCTCTTTGACAAATCAGAACCCATTGATATCCTAACAGTTACCCAGGAGCTGCGCGAGCAGGGCGAACTGGAGTTTGTAGGCGGTGCCTTTTACGTGACGCAACTCACCACGCGCGTCAACTCGGCGGCCAACATAGAGTTTCACGCCCGAATCATCACAGAGGCGGCCATCAAGCGCGACCTCATCAGCATTTCTTCTGAAGTCCTGGGCCGCGCCTATGAAGACACCACCGACGTGTTTGACCTGTTAGACAGCACTGAGGCAAAGTTGTTTGAGGTGTCTGAGAGCAACATTAGAAAGAACTTTGACGACATGCAGTCCTTGATGCACAAAGCTATCAAGGAACTGGAGGCCAAGAAAAGCCAAAAAGAAGGGTTGACGGGCGTACCAAGTGGTTTCAATGCACTGGATAGAGTGACCTCAGGCTGGCAGCAGTCCGACTTGGTGATTTTGGCAGCACGTCCTGCCATGGGTAAGACGGCGTTCGTGGTAAGTGCCATGCGCAACGCTGCTGTGGACTTTGGTAAAGGTGTGGCTATCTTCTCTCTGGAGATGTCCTCCATTCAGCTGGTGAATCGTTTGATTTCTGCCGAGGCCGAGCTGGAAGGCGAGAAGATCAAAAAAGGAAACCTGGCAGACTACGAGTGGACCCAGCTGAACCATAAAATCACCAAGCTGAGCCAGGCACCTATCTTTATTGATGACACGCCTGGCCTTTCCATCAGGGAGCTCCGGACCAAGTGCCGCCGCTTGAAAGCCCAGCATGACATCCAGATGATCATCATTGACTACTTACAGTTGATGAGCGGCAACACCGAAGGCAAAGGCGGCGGAAACCGTGAACAGGAGATTGCCTCTATCTCACGAGCTCTCAAGCAATTGGCCAAGGAATTGAGCGTGCCGGTGATTGCTCTTTCGCAGTTGAGCCGTGCCGTGGAGACGCGTGGTGGTGATAAGAAACCCATGCTTTCAGATTTACGTGAATCTGGTTCCATTGAGCAGGATGCGGACATGGTATTGTTCTTATACCGCCCTGAGTATTACGGCATCACTGAAGACGAGATGGGCAACCCAACCCAGGGTGTAGGCGAAGTAATCATTGCCAAGCACCGGAATGGTGAGGTGGGTAGCGTAGCCCTCAAATTCATAGGCAAGTACACAAAGTTCGGTAATCTGGAGGACGGCTTTGGCGGTGGTGCTGGTTTTGACAGCGGGCACGGCTTCCCAACCTCAGACTTTGACGGTCCTAGCCCGGCCGGCGGGCCTAACACCATACGCTTAGGCAGTAAAGTGAATGACAACGGCGGCGGCTTCCCACCGTCAGGCTTTGATGACGCGCCTCCTTTCTAA
- a CDS encoding DsbA family protein has protein sequence MKVEIWSDVVCPFCYIGKRKFEKALEQFGPKDKVEVVWRSFQLDPEMKHVPGMSVHEYLGKRKGGTTADGKRMNDQMAEMAKEVGLTYDFDNAVINNTLLAHQLLHLAKTHQKQDQMKERLFAAYYTQGQNIGDIDTLVRLGEEIGLDGPEIKEALTKQTYLQEVQEDFIRAQQVGVRGVPFYVFNNKYAVSGAQPTELFKEVLDKVWEEEKPPTVLGEVTGGTCTPDGVCD, from the coding sequence ATGAAAGTTGAAATATGGTCAGATGTGGTTTGTCCCTTCTGTTACATTGGCAAACGTAAATTTGAGAAGGCGCTGGAGCAATTCGGGCCGAAGGATAAAGTAGAAGTGGTTTGGCGAAGCTTCCAGCTGGACCCAGAAATGAAGCATGTGCCCGGCATGAGCGTGCACGAATACTTGGGCAAACGCAAAGGCGGCACCACGGCAGACGGCAAGCGCATGAACGACCAAATGGCCGAGATGGCCAAGGAGGTGGGCCTAACATATGACTTTGACAACGCCGTCATCAACAATACCCTGCTGGCGCACCAGTTGCTACACCTGGCCAAAACCCACCAAAAGCAGGACCAAATGAAAGAGCGCCTGTTTGCCGCCTATTACACCCAAGGTCAAAATATTGGTGACATAGACACGCTAGTTAGATTGGGCGAAGAAATAGGGTTGGATGGCCCAGAAATCAAAGAAGCATTAACCAAACAGACCTACCTACAAGAAGTGCAGGAAGATTTCATTCGGGCACAGCAAGTGGGCGTACGCGGGGTACCTTTTTACGTGTTCAACAACAAATATGCGGTTTCTGGCGCCCAGCCTACCGAGTTGTTCAAAGAAGTATTGGACAAGGTTTGGGAAGAGGAAAAGCCTCCAACCGTTCTAGGCGAGGTGACCGGCGGCACTTGTACCCCAGACGGCGTCTGCGATTAA
- the murC gene encoding UDP-N-acetylmuramate--L-alanine ligase, which translates to MSTTAYKHIHMIAIGGSIMHNLALALHRKGLKVTGSDDEIFEPAKGRLAADGLLPEAEGWFPEKLHDKPDAVIVGMHARPDNPELLYAQEHNIPIFSFPEFIYEQSRNKQRIVIAGSHGKTSITSIILHVLKYHNRLFDYAVGAQLEGFDLMVKLTEEAPIIIIEGDEYLSSPFQRVPKIHKYHHHIGVISGISWDHINVFPTEENYREQFKIFVDMTPKAGTLIYNQDDEQVQEVCVPNNSDVNYIGYTIHEHKIKKSGKTILKTKKDDVEIQLFGEHNLRNISAAKEVCKQIGIKGQAFYEALATFKGAARRLEKIGENEHTLVYKDFAHAPSKLKATSEALKKQYPERQLIACLELHTFSSLNKDFLPQYNGTFLSPDVKIVYFNPKTLEHKRMPALDPADLKKAFGDEGIEVYTDSQELKDFLLSNNWKDKNLLMMTSGNFGNLDLQQLADTITTS; encoded by the coding sequence ATGAGTACAACAGCATACAAGCACATTCACATGATAGCCATTGGCGGTAGCATTATGCACAACCTGGCGCTGGCATTGCACCGGAAGGGCCTGAAGGTCACCGGTTCTGATGATGAGATTTTTGAACCTGCCAAAGGCCGCTTGGCCGCCGACGGACTCCTGCCCGAGGCCGAGGGCTGGTTCCCAGAAAAGCTGCATGACAAACCAGATGCTGTGATTGTGGGCATGCACGCCCGTCCAGATAACCCCGAGCTGCTGTACGCCCAGGAGCATAACATTCCCATCTTCTCGTTCCCGGAGTTTATCTATGAGCAGTCCAGGAACAAACAACGCATTGTCATAGCGGGCAGCCACGGCAAAACGTCCATCACGTCCATCATTTTGCACGTGCTCAAGTACCACAACCGCTTGTTTGACTACGCGGTAGGCGCCCAGCTGGAAGGCTTTGACCTGATGGTGAAACTCACCGAAGAAGCACCCATCATTATCATTGAAGGCGATGAGTACCTCTCCTCTCCTTTTCAACGCGTACCCAAAATTCATAAATACCACCACCACATTGGCGTGATTTCTGGCATCAGCTGGGACCACATCAACGTGTTCCCCACCGAGGAGAACTACCGCGAGCAGTTCAAGATATTCGTGGACATGACGCCCAAGGCTGGTACGCTCATCTACAACCAGGATGACGAGCAGGTGCAGGAAGTGTGTGTACCCAACAATTCTGATGTGAATTATATTGGCTACACCATTCATGAGCACAAAATCAAGAAGAGCGGCAAAACCATCCTGAAGACCAAGAAGGACGACGTAGAAATTCAGCTGTTCGGGGAGCACAACCTACGCAACATCTCGGCGGCCAAGGAAGTCTGCAAGCAGATAGGCATCAAAGGACAAGCCTTCTATGAGGCATTGGCCACGTTCAAAGGCGCAGCCAGAAGACTAGAGAAGATTGGGGAGAACGAGCACACGCTGGTGTATAAGGACTTCGCGCACGCACCTTCTAAACTGAAAGCCACTTCTGAGGCCCTAAAGAAGCAATACCCAGAACGCCAATTGATTGCCTGCCTGGAACTACACACCTTCAGTAGTTTGAACAAGGATTTTCTACCGCAGTACAACGGCACTTTCCTGTCGCCGGACGTGAAGATTGTGTACTTCAACCCGAAGACGCTGGAGCACAAGCGCATGCCGGCTTTGGACCCCGCAGACTTGAAGAAAGCGTTTGGCGACGAGGGAATTGAAGTCTACACTGACAGCCAGGAACTGAAGGACTTCTTACTGAGCAACAACTGGAAGGACAAAAACCTGTTGATGATGACGTCAGGCAACTTCGGGAACCTGGACCTGCAGCAACTGGCAGACACCATCACAACTTCCTAA
- a CDS encoding nicotinate-nucleotide adenylyltransferase, with protein MKRSKILVVIATLAAIIFGFPSFSYGQIVFPEVKVGAVNYKYLSSVDNKEVAEPVRRLQQEAAVFDVKDPKYFEDEYNTYLVTFELPEGKILAAYDSEGKLLRTAEKFKNTVLPKAVGQSALQKYPGWRIAEDVYLVNFHDRKGTTKTYKLLLEKGDKRMKVKMNEKGEVI; from the coding sequence ATGAAACGGTCTAAAATTTTAGTTGTGATTGCCACCCTTGCCGCCATTATCTTCGGTTTTCCGTCATTCAGTTATGGACAAATTGTCTTCCCTGAAGTAAAAGTAGGTGCAGTTAATTATAAGTACCTAAGTTCTGTAGATAATAAAGAAGTAGCTGAACCAGTAAGACGTTTACAGCAAGAGGCTGCCGTCTTTGATGTGAAAGATCCTAAATACTTTGAAGACGAATACAACACCTATCTAGTCACATTTGAGCTGCCTGAGGGCAAAATATTAGCGGCCTATGACAGTGAAGGTAAGCTATTGCGCACTGCCGAAAAGTTTAAAAACACCGTCTTGCCAAAAGCAGTTGGACAGTCTGCGTTGCAGAAATATCCCGGTTGGCGCATAGCAGAGGACGTGTACTTAGTAAATTTCCATGATCGGAAAGGTACTACTAAGACTTATAAGCTTTTACTTGAAAAAGGAGACAAGCGCATGAAAGTGAAAATGAATGAAAAGGGTGAAGTAATTTAA